The Streptomyces sp. NBC_00162 genome window below encodes:
- a CDS encoding MFS transporter: MPKTAATPPLAADPSRWKALVFIALAQLMVVLDATIVNIALPSAQTDLGISDGNRQWVITAYALAFGGLLLFGGRIADKWGRRNAFIVGLIGFALASALGGAANGEAMMLGARALQGAFGALLAPAALSLLAVMFTDAKERAKAFGIYGAIAGGGGAVGLILGGVLTEYLNWRWTFFVNIPFAIIAAVGAWMVIRDAAGSRNRAPLDIPGVVLSTLGLVSLVYGFTRAESAGWSDAVTVGMFIASAALLSAFVFVESKVKSPLLPLRVLLERNRGGVYLSLGLAVISMFGLFLFLTYYLQVVKGYSPVMTGFAFLPMIAGMITGSTQIGARLMTRVAPRLLMGPGFLLAATGMLLLTQLEVGSSYPALILPAQLLLGLGMGTAFMPAMSLATHGVNPADAGVASAMVNTSQQVGGAIGTALLNTIAASATTAYLTDHAAEAAAGGAAGKLIQAQAMVEGYSSAIWWAVGILVASSAIALTLINTGRPGAGGPVASGSGAEDAEIKIPVIAH; the protein is encoded by the coding sequence ATGCCAAAAACAGCCGCGACACCGCCGCTGGCCGCAGATCCCAGCCGCTGGAAGGCGCTCGTCTTCATAGCCCTGGCGCAGCTGATGGTCGTCCTCGACGCGACCATCGTGAACATCGCCCTCCCCTCCGCCCAGACCGACCTCGGCATCTCGGACGGCAACCGCCAGTGGGTCATCACCGCGTACGCGCTGGCCTTCGGCGGACTGCTCCTCTTCGGCGGCCGCATCGCCGACAAGTGGGGCCGTAGGAACGCCTTCATCGTCGGTCTCATCGGCTTCGCCCTGGCCTCCGCGCTCGGCGGCGCCGCGAACGGCGAGGCCATGATGCTGGGCGCCCGCGCCCTCCAGGGTGCCTTCGGCGCCCTCCTCGCCCCGGCGGCCCTCTCCCTGCTCGCGGTGATGTTCACCGACGCCAAGGAGCGCGCCAAGGCCTTCGGCATCTACGGTGCCATCGCGGGCGGCGGCGGCGCCGTCGGCCTGATCCTCGGCGGCGTCCTCACCGAGTACCTCAACTGGCGCTGGACCTTCTTCGTCAACATCCCCTTCGCGATCATCGCGGCCGTGGGTGCCTGGATGGTCATCCGCGACGCCGCCGGCTCCCGCAACCGCGCACCGCTCGACATCCCCGGCGTGGTGCTGTCCACCCTCGGTCTCGTCTCGCTGGTGTACGGCTTCACCCGCGCCGAGTCGGCCGGCTGGTCGGACGCCGTGACCGTGGGCATGTTCATCGCCTCGGCGGCGCTGCTGTCCGCGTTCGTCTTCGTCGAGTCCAAGGTGAAGTCCCCGCTGCTGCCGCTGCGCGTCCTGCTGGAGCGCAACCGCGGCGGTGTCTACCTCTCGCTCGGTCTGGCCGTCATCTCGATGTTCGGCCTGTTCCTCTTCCTCACCTACTACCTGCAGGTCGTGAAGGGCTACTCGCCCGTCATGACCGGCTTCGCCTTCCTGCCGATGATCGCGGGCATGATCACGGGCTCCACGCAGATCGGCGCCCGGCTGATGACCCGGGTCGCGCCGCGCCTGCTGATGGGCCCCGGCTTCCTGCTCGCCGCCACCGGCATGCTGCTGCTGACCCAGCTCGAGGTCGGATCCTCGTACCCGGCGCTGATCCTGCCGGCGCAGCTGCTCCTCGGCCTCGGCATGGGCACGGCGTTCATGCCGGCCATGTCCCTGGCCACGCACGGGGTGAACCCGGCCGACGCCGGTGTCGCCTCCGCCATGGTCAACACCTCGCAGCAGGTCGGCGGCGCCATCGGCACCGCGCTGCTGAACACCATCGCCGCCTCGGCGACCACCGCGTACCTGACCGACCACGCGGCCGAGGCCGCGGCGGGCGGCGCGGCTGGCAAGCTGATCCAGGCGCAGGCCATGGTCGAGGGCTACTCCTCCGCCATTTGGTGGGCGGTCGGCATCCTGGTCGCCAGCTCGGCCATCGCGCTGACGCTGATCAACACCGGCCGTCCCGGCGCGGGCGGCCCGGTGGCCTCCGGTTCCGGCGCCGAGGACGCCGAGATCAAGATTCCGGTGATCGCCCACTGA
- a CDS encoding nitroreductase/quinone reductase family protein, producing MSSSSATSFNQAVIEEFRANAGRVGGPFEGSELILLTTTGARSGKPHTVPLGFVREDGEGADGADGGGQLLVVASAAGADLHPAWYHNLLARPLVEVETGTEKYEAVAVPAEGARRDELFARVVGEAPGYGEYQERTRRVIPVVALQRTHEAPAGEGGIAGKLLEVHGWLRAQLALVREQARGGGPGSLGLQLRQHCLAFCHTLEFHHRSEDAGLFPYLEQQHPHMREFFRRVDAEHRVIARLQEELVRALDGPGAGFSERVERLSRELEAHLDSEEAQLLPVLRALGA from the coding sequence ATGTCGTCATCCAGCGCCACATCTTTCAATCAAGCCGTCATAGAAGAGTTCAGGGCGAACGCCGGCCGCGTCGGCGGGCCCTTCGAAGGCTCCGAGCTGATCCTGCTCACCACCACCGGGGCCAGGTCCGGGAAGCCGCACACCGTCCCCCTCGGGTTCGTACGGGAGGACGGTGAGGGCGCGGACGGCGCGGACGGCGGCGGGCAGCTGCTCGTCGTCGCGTCCGCGGCCGGGGCCGACCTGCATCCCGCCTGGTATCACAACCTGCTCGCGCGTCCCCTCGTAGAGGTCGAGACCGGGACCGAGAAGTACGAGGCCGTCGCCGTACCCGCCGAAGGGGCGCGGCGGGACGAGCTGTTCGCGCGCGTCGTGGGCGAGGCGCCCGGGTACGGGGAGTACCAGGAGCGGACCCGGCGGGTGATCCCCGTCGTGGCGCTCCAGCGCACGCACGAGGCGCCCGCCGGCGAGGGCGGGATCGCCGGGAAGCTGCTCGAGGTGCACGGGTGGCTACGGGCCCAGCTGGCCCTCGTACGGGAGCAGGCGCGCGGCGGCGGGCCCGGCTCGCTCGGGCTGCAACTGCGCCAGCACTGCCTCGCGTTCTGCCACACGCTGGAGTTCCACCACCGCAGCGAGGACGCCGGACTGTTCCCGTACCTGGAGCAACAGCACCCCCACATGCGGGAGTTCTTCCGCAGGGTCGATGCCGAGCACCGTGTCATCGCGCGGCTCCAGGAGGAGCTGGTACGCGCGCTGGACGGGCCCGGAGCCGGGTTCAGCGAGCGGGTGGAGCGGCTGAGCCGGGAGCTGGAGGCACATCTCGACAGCGAAGAGGCGCAGTTGCTGCCGGTGCTGCGGGCTCTGGGAGCGTGA
- a CDS encoding TOBE domain-containing protein, which produces MESYTIGQAARLLGVSVDTARRWADADRFPTRRDGKRRIVDGPDLAAFCVEAAQEASSAEDADAPYTSARNAFPGIVTGIKLGDVAAQVEVQAGPHRVVSLLTREAVEELGLEVGMRATARVKSTSVHIDRD; this is translated from the coding sequence ATGGAGTCCTACACCATCGGACAGGCCGCGCGACTGCTGGGCGTGAGCGTCGACACCGCCCGGCGGTGGGCGGACGCCGACCGCTTTCCCACCCGCCGGGACGGCAAGCGCCGCATCGTCGACGGCCCCGACCTGGCGGCGTTCTGCGTGGAGGCCGCCCAGGAGGCTTCTTCCGCCGAGGACGCGGACGCCCCGTACACCTCGGCCCGCAACGCCTTCCCCGGGATCGTGACCGGGATCAAGCTCGGCGACGTCGCGGCCCAGGTCGAGGTGCAGGCCGGACCGCACCGCGTGGTGTCCCTGCTGACCCGGGAGGCCGTCGAGGAACTGGGGCTGGAGGTCGGCATGCGGGCCACCGCCCGGGTGAAGTCGACCAGCGTGCACATCGACCGCGACTGA
- a CDS encoding dioxygenase: MSSAPTRMPALYLSHGAPPLADDPVWPGELAAWSAELPRPTAILMVSAHWEEAPLALGATQPVPLVYDFWGFPEHYYQVRYEAPGAPRLAASVRKLLQAPGTPVQDIPDRGLDHGAYVPLVEMFPEADIPVLQISMPTLDPRRLMDIGRKLAPLRDEGVLIVGSGFFTHNLAALRHTGPGVPAWSAEFDAWGHEALAAGDLDSLLDFEVKSPSGRLAHPRTEHFAPLFVTLGAAEASGDLAARRDTVDGFWMGLSKRSLQFG; encoded by the coding sequence ATGAGCTCTGCCCCGACCCGCATGCCCGCGCTCTACCTCAGCCACGGAGCGCCGCCGCTCGCGGACGACCCGGTCTGGCCGGGCGAGCTGGCCGCCTGGTCCGCGGAGCTGCCCCGCCCCACCGCGATCCTGATGGTCTCGGCCCACTGGGAGGAGGCCCCGCTCGCCCTCGGTGCCACACAGCCGGTCCCGCTCGTCTACGACTTCTGGGGCTTCCCCGAGCACTACTACCAGGTCCGCTACGAGGCCCCGGGCGCTCCGCGGCTCGCCGCGTCGGTCCGCAAGCTGCTCCAGGCCCCCGGCACCCCGGTCCAGGACATACCCGACCGCGGCCTGGACCACGGCGCGTACGTCCCCCTGGTGGAGATGTTCCCGGAGGCCGACATACCGGTCCTCCAGATCTCCATGCCGACACTGGACCCGCGCCGCCTGATGGACATCGGCCGCAAGCTGGCGCCCCTGCGCGACGAGGGGGTCCTGATCGTCGGCAGCGGCTTCTTCACGCACAACCTGGCCGCGCTGCGGCACACGGGCCCGGGCGTCCCCGCCTGGTCCGCCGAGTTCGACGCGTGGGGCCACGAGGCGCTGGCCGCGGGCGACCTGGACTCCCTGCTCGACTTCGAGGTCAAGTCCCCGTCGGGCCGCCTCGCGCACCCCCGTACGGAACACTTCGCCCCGCTCTTCGTCACGCTCGGCGCGGCGGAGGCCTCCGGCGACCTCGCCGCCCGCCGGGACACGGTGGACGGCTTCTGGATGGGCCTCTCGAAGCGCTCCCTCCAGTTCGGCTAG
- a CDS encoding TetR/AcrR family transcriptional regulator: MKRPSTTAPAALPVPGAAVDLAVPAVQCVADGAGPVPRPRADAVRNRERILAAAREAFVEFGAAAPFDEVARRAGIGNATLYRHFPDRPTLVHHVVLYVMERVSAQAEAALAEEPDAFAALCRFTHAAADERIGALCTMLDGDFDFEHPELIAVRSALEAGVEALLTTGQDAGLVRTDIGVGDLVVALSQLSRPLPGTACLDTDRFVHRHLQLFLDGLRAPARSELPGSAATFDDLRQKTM; this comes from the coding sequence ATGAAGCGCCCCAGCACCACCGCCCCGGCGGCCCTGCCCGTCCCGGGAGCGGCCGTGGACCTGGCGGTGCCCGCGGTCCAGTGCGTGGCCGACGGCGCGGGCCCCGTCCCGCGCCCGCGCGCCGACGCCGTCCGCAACCGCGAACGGATCCTGGCGGCGGCCCGCGAGGCCTTCGTCGAGTTCGGAGCCGCGGCCCCCTTCGACGAGGTCGCCCGCCGGGCGGGCATCGGAAACGCCACCCTCTACCGGCACTTCCCCGACCGCCCCACCCTCGTCCACCACGTCGTGCTCTACGTGATGGAGCGGGTCAGCGCCCAGGCCGAGGCGGCGCTCGCCGAAGAGCCCGACGCCTTCGCCGCGCTGTGCCGGTTCACGCACGCCGCCGCGGACGAGCGGATCGGCGCCCTGTGCACCATGCTCGACGGCGACTTCGACTTCGAACACCCCGAACTCATCGCGGTGCGCAGCGCCTTGGAGGCCGGTGTCGAGGCCCTGCTGACGACCGGCCAGGACGCCGGACTGGTCCGCACGGACATCGGCGTCGGCGATCTGGTGGTCGCCCTCTCCCAGCTCAGCCGCCCCCTCCCCGGCACCGCCTGCCTCGACACGGACCGCTTCGTCCACCGTCATCTCCAGCTCTTCCTCGACGGGTTGCGGGCCCCGGCCCGCTCCGAACTGCCCGGTTCGGCCGCCACGTTCGACGACCTGAGGCAGAAAACCATGTGA
- a CDS encoding sensor histidine kinase has product MSLRLPAWTSTLTWKAAVFITLMCCGLAALLGGLVHSAMTHQTVGTAREKALAKLDRTIVAYEIGARMARGEGIDPVGLPPELRAMALSGKRATVIGEHRGRAAMWAAAPADHDTAIAVSVDFTAAERTIAELDRAILGSSVLAIGGTLLMGALGVTRITRRLHLTAQVARRISAGDLDARVDDRARNKDEVAAVSRALDTMASSLQRKLEAEQRFTADVAHELRTPLTGLNAAAELLPPGRPAELVRDRVQAMRALTEDLLEISRLDTGSERVELDAYDLAGLAARTIRASGTDTRLEVVSSLRVETDRRRLERILGNLVANAHKHGAAPVTVRVDGRTLTVTDAGSGYPEYLLTAGPQRFRTEGMNKGHGLGLTIAAGQARALGAALGFRNPQEGGAEARITLPEPAAPAATAPLRCRDVPPAPGSAAPPAR; this is encoded by the coding sequence ATGAGCCTTCGGCTGCCCGCCTGGACCTCGACCCTGACCTGGAAGGCCGCGGTCTTCATCACCCTCATGTGCTGCGGGCTCGCGGCACTGCTCGGCGGCCTCGTCCACAGCGCCATGACCCACCAGACGGTCGGCACGGCGCGCGAGAAGGCGCTCGCCAAACTGGACCGGACCATCGTGGCGTACGAGATCGGCGCGCGGATGGCGCGCGGCGAGGGCATCGACCCCGTAGGCCTGCCCCCGGAGCTGCGCGCAATGGCGCTCAGCGGCAAGCGCGCCACGGTCATCGGCGAACACCGCGGCCGCGCCGCGATGTGGGCGGCGGCGCCGGCCGACCACGACACCGCGATAGCCGTCTCCGTCGACTTCACCGCCGCGGAGCGGACGATCGCCGAGCTGGACCGGGCCATCCTCGGCTCCTCGGTGCTCGCCATCGGCGGCACCCTCCTCATGGGCGCGCTCGGCGTCACCCGGATCACCCGGCGGCTGCACCTGACGGCCCAGGTGGCCCGCCGGATCAGCGCGGGCGACCTGGACGCGCGGGTCGACGACCGTGCGCGCAACAAGGACGAGGTGGCGGCGGTCTCCCGGGCCCTGGACACGATGGCCTCCTCGCTCCAGCGCAAACTGGAGGCGGAGCAGCGGTTCACGGCGGACGTCGCCCACGAGCTCCGCACCCCGCTGACCGGCCTGAACGCGGCCGCCGAGCTCCTGCCGCCGGGCCGGCCGGCCGAACTCGTACGGGACCGCGTCCAGGCGATGCGCGCGCTGACCGAGGACCTCCTGGAGATCTCCCGGCTGGACACGGGCAGCGAGCGCGTGGAGCTGGACGCGTACGACCTGGCCGGGCTGGCGGCCCGCACGATCCGCGCCTCGGGCACCGACACGCGGCTCGAGGTGGTCTCGTCCCTGCGGGTGGAGACCGACCGGCGCCGCCTGGAGCGGATCCTCGGCAACCTCGTCGCCAACGCCCACAAGCACGGCGCGGCCCCGGTCACCGTCAGGGTGGACGGCCGGACCCTGACCGTGACCGACGCGGGCTCCGGCTATCCGGAGTACCTGCTCACCGCCGGCCCGCAGCGGTTCCGTACGGAGGGCATGAACAAGGGCCACGGCCTGGGCCTGACCATCGCCGCCGGCCAGGCCCGAGCCCTCGGCGCCGCCCTCGGCTTCCGCAATCCGCAGGAGGGCGGCGCCGAGGCCCGCATCACGCTCCCAGAGCCCGCAGCACCGGCAGCAACTGCGCCTCTTCGCTGTCGAGATGTGCCTCCAGCTCCCGGCTCAGCCGCTCCACCCGCTCGCTGA
- a CDS encoding M6 family metalloprotease domain-containing protein: protein MSQTGRRIRRPRRTSAYIALTALALGVTATASTGISSRGQSAAGAVATTAESALAPCRIAGTMGVQMSEGLPTPPGYARSTGEVKALNLMIDFPDAKGEGTALDRLAEFFPQTSNWFRTSSYGRLSYRAEAPIRTWLRMPMPFAAYGIERGSAYEPGYRQLVEHIAKVADSEVDFSKYDLINILITPNAGPSALDTVLSVTFSGNGEAPVADGVPLANTSFVYSRQDDGSGTYRETGYRVLPHENGHIFGLPDLYTADGGSTVGHWDIMSEDWGSNNDLLGWHKWKLGWLDSTQISCASKSGASDHVLSPLAVSGGTKLAFVPVSESAGYAVEVRTQAGNDESVCKPGVLIYKVDSDVDTGRGPVTVSDSTSTSGGCTRRPNVHAELSDAPFRPGETFTDEKAGISVSVVGELRNGSFQVRIIRP, encoded by the coding sequence ATGTCGCAGACCGGCCGGCGGATACGCAGACCACGCCGAACCAGCGCGTACATCGCCCTGACCGCGCTGGCCCTCGGTGTCACGGCGACGGCGAGCACGGGGATATCCAGCCGCGGCCAGTCGGCGGCCGGAGCCGTGGCCACGACCGCCGAGTCGGCACTCGCGCCCTGCCGGATCGCCGGCACGATGGGCGTGCAGATGTCCGAGGGCCTGCCGACGCCGCCCGGGTACGCGCGCTCGACCGGCGAGGTCAAGGCGCTGAACCTGATGATCGACTTCCCCGACGCCAAGGGCGAGGGCACGGCCCTGGACCGGCTGGCGGAGTTCTTCCCCCAGACCTCCAACTGGTTCCGGACCAGCTCCTACGGCCGGCTCAGCTACCGGGCCGAGGCCCCGATAAGGACCTGGCTGCGGATGCCGATGCCCTTCGCGGCGTACGGGATCGAGCGCGGGTCCGCGTACGAACCGGGCTACCGGCAGCTCGTCGAGCACATCGCGAAGGTCGCCGACTCCGAGGTGGACTTCAGCAAGTACGACCTGATCAACATCCTGATCACCCCGAACGCCGGGCCGTCCGCCCTGGACACCGTCCTGTCGGTGACCTTCTCGGGCAACGGCGAGGCGCCGGTCGCCGACGGGGTGCCGCTCGCCAACACGTCCTTCGTCTACAGCCGTCAGGACGACGGCTCCGGCACCTACCGGGAGACCGGCTACCGGGTCCTCCCGCACGAGAACGGGCACATCTTCGGGCTGCCCGACCTGTACACCGCCGACGGTGGGAGCACCGTCGGGCACTGGGACATCATGAGCGAGGACTGGGGCTCCAACAACGACCTGCTGGGCTGGCACAAGTGGAAGCTGGGCTGGCTGGACAGCACGCAGATCAGCTGCGCGTCGAAGTCGGGCGCCAGCGACCACGTCCTGTCGCCGCTGGCGGTCTCGGGCGGGACGAAGCTGGCCTTCGTCCCGGTGTCCGAGAGCGCCGGGTACGCGGTGGAAGTGCGCACGCAGGCCGGGAACGACGAGTCCGTCTGCAAACCCGGCGTCCTCATCTACAAGGTGGACTCCGACGTGGACACCGGGCGCGGTCCGGTGACGGTGTCGGACAGCACGAGCACGAGCGGCGGCTGCACCCGGCGGCCCAACGTGCACGCGGAGCTGTCGGACGCGCCGTTCCGGCCGGGCGAGACGTTCACCGACGAGAAGGCGGGCATCAGCGTCTCGGTGGTGGGCGAACTGCGCAACGGCAGCTTCCAGGTGCGGATCATCCGGCCCTGA